The sequence ACTTCTATACCCTCCGCGCTGGATGCCCACCGGCTCAAGCAGCGGAGTCTTATCCACCAGAAATGCAATATCCGTGGTGGTGCCGCCGATATCAAGCACAACGGCATCCTGGCCTTCAGGGGCATAGGGAATGGCCCCCATGATACTGGCTGCAGGCCCGGATAAAACCGTCTGGGCCGGAAAATCCATTGAGGCTTCCAATGTCATGGTGCCGCCATCCGCTTTGAGAATCTGAATGGGTACGGTAAGCCCCATCTCCTCAAGGGATTGTTCAACGGCCTGGAAAAATTCTTTATGCAATGGGTATACGGCCGCATTCATGTAAGTTGTGGCGATACGCCGGGGAAAATTCAAATTCCCGGAAACATGGTGCCCTAAAAAAATCTGTTTAAACTGCTTATTTAATATCCGCTTGATCAAAATTTCATGGGAAGGATTTCTGACACAAAACTTACTAGCAACTCCTACATATTCAATGCCCGCCTTTTTGAGCTTTTCACCCACATCCTGAATTTCCATCTCATTGATCGACTCGATTTCCCGGCCGCGATGGTTAACGGAACCACCCACAGCGTAGTAGTGATCCCCGGTCCTGAAATTTTCAGGGTCTACGCCCGGTCCGGCTGAAACAATCATGCCCACCGGTGTCACAGTCTGCTGAACAATGGCGTTTGTGGTCAGGGTGGTGGAGATGACCACCCGCTCAATGCATTTGGGATCGACGTCCTCAAGAATCAAGGTAAAACCTGAAAGAACGCTTTTAAACAAATTGTCCGGTTGGGTAGGCACCTTCACATGTTTTTGAACACCCTTTTGGCTGAGAAAAACAACGTCTGTATGTGTGCCCCCGACATCTAATCCTAAAATCATGGCGTCTTCCTTGGCATAAAGATTTTGCGCCGAAATATACGGTATTCAGGAAGCTTGTCAGAAATCGATTGGCTTGTCAATGAAGTTTTAGCCCCTTGAAATATGAAAATATTTAATTTATGTTTCATCAGCAATGTTCCCTTCTCTGAACTTTCTTCAATGCTATTTTTAGTTAACAGGAGCGTCTATTGGCCGTTATCGAATGGAAAAAACAAAATGGGGTGGCAATCGTTTCGATGAACAACGCTGCCAACAGAATGAATAAAATTTTTTCACAGGATTTTAAGCACTGTCTTGACCGGATAGAGTCAGATGCACAAGTCAAATCGATAATCCTTACGAGTCTGGATGAAAAGAACTTTTCCCAGGGTGTTGATGTGGAATGGATCGGTGAAAAATTCGCTGTAAACCAAGGCCAAGAAGTTATTGACTTCATGTATGGCATGAATGATGTATTCAAGCGCCTGCTGCTTTTTCCCGTACCTGTAATCGCTGCTATTAACGGTCATGCCTTTGGTAACGGCGCCATTCTAACTTGCGCCTGCGATTTCAGGTTCATGAGAAAAGACAAAGGGTTCTTTTGTTTTCCCGAGGTGGATATCGGCATTCCTTTTCTGCCCGGCATGATCGCTCTGATACGCAAGGCGCTTCCCGAATACATATTCAATCATATGATGCTGTCCGGTCAGCGGATGACCGCAGTGGACCTTGAACATGCCAATGTGCTTGTCAAAGCCTGTGAAAACCAGGAAGATTTGATGAAAGAAGCTATGGCATTTGCCACAAATTTTGACAAAAAGCGCGGTATTTTCCGGGAACTGAAAAACCGGGTTCATAACCGCGTGATCCGAATAATGGATGAACAGGACCCTGAATATATTGACACGCTCAATCTGTTTGTCGCCGAAGAATAAAATTTCAGGCCAACACTTGGTCCTTTAAAAATTGGACAAATTTTTCACAAATCGGTGAACGGGTTCTCTTGCGGGACAAGGTCAGATAAAAATGTCTGGACAGGTCAAGATCTTCAACACTCAAGGCATGCAGGCTGCCCCTGGCCAGTTCCTCGGTTACTGCGATGGTTGAGAGAATGGAGATACCCACATTATTGAGAATGCCTTGAATGACCGAAACCGAATTGCCCATAGTCACTGCGGGCTCAAGCCGAGAGACATCAACCCCGGCCTTTTCCATGCTGGCCAAAACAGTTTTCCAGGTACCTGACCCTTGTTCCCTGGCGATCACCGGTTGGGACAGCAAATCCTTGCAGGTCACGCTTTCCCGATCCGCCCATTCATGACCGGAGGGCACGACAAGTTTCATTTCATCTTCAACCAGTTTTTCCTGGACAATGTCGGGATCATTGATCTGTGCACCCACCACAGCCAGTTCCAGTTCACCGTCTTTTACCGCCCGGGAAATCTGGCCGGTATCCCCGACCGTCATATGGATGGATACATCCGGAAAAGCAATTTTAAATGCCCCCATCATCCTGGGCAGGATATACCCGGCCGGAATGGTTGACCCCCCAATGATCAACTGTCCTTTGGTATGCCCCAAAAAATCCAGCATGGCGGACTGGGTTTCCTGTTTTAAGGCCAACATCCGCTTGGCATAGTCATAGAGGATCGTGCCGGCCCGGGTAGGCTCTGTCACCTTCCCCAACCTATCCAGCAGGCGACATTGGAAATGCGCCTCCAGCTCTTTGATATGCGTGGACACTGTTGGCTGGGATAGATGAATCTGTTCTGACGCTCTGGAAAAACTTTTCTGCTCAACAACAGAAACAAAAATATGAAGTTGCCACAAGTCCACGTTGATATATCCTTTAATTTAATGGGCATCTAAGATTATTGTCTATGCAAATTTGACACGTCTATGCAATTTGACAATCTATCACAAAATTTGAAGCGGGTTGCTTCTCAGATAGAACCCGTTAATATTAATTATAATGATCTTTCCATTTTTTACTTTTCACGAGTGTCTCGAATTTCTCTTTTACCCTGCGCTCCACGGGTCGGGGAACCATATCGGAAATGTCCCCGCCATACCGCGCGACCTCTTTGATGATGGACGATGAAGTAAAAATCCAGCGAGATCCTGTCATAAGAAAGACGGACTGGACCTCCCGATTAAGTTTTCGATTCATCAGTGCCATCTGAAACTCACTTTCAAAATCAGACAATGCGCGCATACCCCGGATAATGGCCACGGCATTTTTCATTCGGGCATATTCCACAAGAAGCCCGTCAAAGGTCTCCACCTCAATCCTTGCTGCGTCCAACTCGACCGATGGTTCGTCAAAACATTCCTGAATTATGGAGATACGCTCCTCGGTAGAAAACAAGGGTGTCCTCTTAGACGAATTATACAATACCCCTACAATCACATGATCAAAAATTTCCTGGGCGCGTCTGATGACATCAAGATGTCCGTTTGTCAAAGGATCAAAGGAACCAGGGTAAATGGCAATTGTACGTTTTCGGGTAATCATACGCATCCTTGTAGTCTGTCGGATTTCCGCAAAAATATAAGTGCTGTTCTTGAGTATTTTTTTTCCAGGTATTTGTCAAGGCTGTTTACAGGATAGTTGAGGCTTTCTTTGACAGACTGTTCCACAATGACAATTGCACCGGGTGTAAGGAGGTCAAAAAACCCTGGTTTTCCAAGCACCTGTTCGGGATACCCTTTATTGTAAGGCGGATCCATAAAAATCAAATCAAAGGGTTGATTAAATACCGATAAAGACGCATTGATAAGATTATGATTGATAATCCGGGCAGAATCGGCCATCCGGCACAGCTCAACGTTGCGCTTGATTACATCGCAGGAAGACCTGGCCGCATCCACAAAGACAGCGAACTGCGCCCCACGGCTCAACGCTTCAAGCCCGAAGGCCCCGGTACCGGCAAACATATCAAGAACTCTTTTCTCCCGGATACCCGGGCCAAGGATATTAAACAAAGCCTCTCTGACCCGGTCCGAGGTTGGCCGGATGTCCTTTCCCTCAATCTGAACCAATTTCCTGCCCCGGCAGGTACCGCTGATAATACGCATCAGTTTTCAGACATTCTTTTTTTTACAAAGTCCAGACTTTTACCCATCAGTTTTGCCGCAGCCTCAAGATCCCCGTTCATCTGATCCACCCTGAAGCGGACAAACTCAGTTTCAAAGACTTCTTTTGCCCGGTCCAGTTTTTCCAGACTAAAAATCCGGGCAGGCGCTTCACCCGTTTCAGGCACTGCCCTTATGTCAGGATTATAAGGCGCAGGAATTTCATTTTTCCCAATGACATCGCCTTCCACCATAATGGATAAGCGCTCCATCAAATTTTTAAGCTCCCGGACATTACCCTTCCAATGCCATTGTTTTAAAATGTCAATGGCCTCTTTAGACAATGTTTTTTTAGGGGCAGATAATTTTTCAGCCAAATGACCTAAGAAACAATCCACCAACAAAGGCAGATCCTCAATCCTTTCCCTTAACGCCGGCACATGGATCGGTATAACATTAAGTCTGAAAAACAAGTCTTCCCTAAATCGGCCTTCTTTGATTTCTACATCAAGATCTTTGTTTGATGACGTGATCACCCGCACATCCATGTGCAGGGTACGACTGGAACCAATGCGCTGGAAGGTTTTGGATTCCAAAGCCCGCAGCATTTTAGCCTGGGTACTGATATCCATATCCCCTATTTCATCCAAAAACAGGGTTCCGCCGGCAGCCAGTTCAAACTTACCTCTATTTTTTGCCGCGGCACCTTCAAAAGCCCCTTTCTCATGGCCGAACAGTTCAGATTCCAGGTGCTCTTCGGGAATTGCCGCACAGTTGATAATGATAAAAGGCCCTTCGGGACGTTTACTGAACTGATGAATGGTACGCGCCACCATCTCCTTGCCCGTACCGTTTTCACCTGTGATCAAAATAGAGGTATCGGTAGGGGCTGCGGACATAATTTCGCCATAAAGTTTCTGGACCGACGGACTTGTGCCGGTAATGGAATTTTTTTCAATCGCTTTTTTTCGAAGGTACCGGTTCTCTTCTTCAAGTTTTCTGAAATTCAGGGCGTTGTTGATGGTAAGTATCACCTTGTCAATGGATAAAGGTTTTTCCAAAAAGTCAAACGCGCCGGATTTGGTGGCATCCACGGCAGACTCAATGGAACCGTGGCCTGTAATCATAACCACCGGCAGACTGGGATGG is a genomic window of uncultured Desulfobacter sp. containing:
- a CDS encoding hydantoinase/oxoprolinase family protein, translated to MILGLDVGGTHTDVVFLSQKGVQKHVKVPTQPDNLFKSVLSGFTLILEDVDPKCIERVVISTTLTTNAIVQQTVTPVGMIVSAGPGVDPENFRTGDHYYAVGGSVNHRGREIESINEMEIQDVGEKLKKAGIEYVGVASKFCVRNPSHEILIKRILNKQFKQIFLGHHVSGNLNFPRRIATTYMNAAVYPLHKEFFQAVEQSLEEMGLTVPIQILKADGGTMTLEASMDFPAQTVLSGPAASIMGAIPYAPEGQDAVVLDIGGTTTDIAFLVDKTPLLEPVGIQRGGYRSLIRSLRTVSKGIGGDSALRVNDKGMLTVGPDRVGPSMAFGGSIPTPTDALVVLGLMEAGDQDRARQGIKSIADELGTNEKDAAEHVFKLCCNIILKKTFEMIDTLNSKPVYTVHDFLEGYKFSPDTILLMGGPARFFAKKIQEMYQLETIAVPYASVANAIGAALARTTCEVTVNADTEQGVVTAHEEDFAEPVSKSFSKDDLEETAYSLLKDKAENAGADPDNLNEIEVVEFQEFNIVRNFSPKGKIFRTKIQLKPGLIHGYESMLNHQTLEI
- a CDS encoding enoyl-CoA hydratase/isomerase family protein; amino-acid sequence: MAVIEWKKQNGVAIVSMNNAANRMNKIFSQDFKHCLDRIESDAQVKSIILTSLDEKNFSQGVDVEWIGEKFAVNQGQEVIDFMYGMNDVFKRLLLFPVPVIAAINGHAFGNGAILTCACDFRFMRKDKGFFCFPEVDIGIPFLPGMIALIRKALPEYIFNHMMLSGQRMTAVDLEHANVLVKACENQEDLMKEAMAFATNFDKKRGIFRELKNRVHNRVIRIMDEQDPEYIDTLNLFVAEE
- a CDS encoding selenium metabolism-associated LysR family transcriptional regulator, yielding MDLWQLHIFVSVVEQKSFSRASEQIHLSQPTVSTHIKELEAHFQCRLLDRLGKVTEPTRAGTILYDYAKRMLALKQETQSAMLDFLGHTKGQLIIGGSTIPAGYILPRMMGAFKIAFPDVSIHMTVGDTGQISRAVKDGELELAVVGAQINDPDIVQEKLVEDEMKLVVPSGHEWADRESVTCKDLLSQPVIAREQGSGTWKTVLASMEKAGVDVSRLEPAVTMGNSVSVIQGILNNVGISILSTIAVTEELARGSLHALSVEDLDLSRHFYLTLSRKRTRSPICEKFVQFLKDQVLA
- the coaD gene encoding pantetheine-phosphate adenylyltransferase, producing MITRKRTIAIYPGSFDPLTNGHLDVIRRAQEIFDHVIVGVLYNSSKRTPLFSTEERISIIQECFDEPSVELDAARIEVETFDGLLVEYARMKNAVAIIRGMRALSDFESEFQMALMNRKLNREVQSVFLMTGSRWIFTSSSIIKEVARYGGDISDMVPRPVERRVKEKFETLVKSKKWKDHYN
- the rsmD gene encoding 16S rRNA (guanine(966)-N(2))-methyltransferase RsmD codes for the protein MRIISGTCRGRKLVQIEGKDIRPTSDRVREALFNILGPGIREKRVLDMFAGTGAFGLEALSRGAQFAVFVDAARSSCDVIKRNVELCRMADSARIINHNLINASLSVFNQPFDLIFMDPPYNKGYPEQVLGKPGFFDLLTPGAIVIVEQSVKESLNYPVNSLDKYLEKKYSRTALIFLRKSDRLQGCV
- a CDS encoding sigma-54 dependent transcriptional regulator, whose product is MYPAVLIVDDESTIIDSLEGILSDDGFEVIHAFNGYEALKKIDSHSPDIVLLDIWMPGMDGIDTLKEIKQHHPSLPVVMITGHGSIESAVDATKSGAFDFLEKPLSIDKVILTINNALNFRKLEEENRYLRKKAIEKNSITGTSPSVQKLYGEIMSAAPTDTSILITGENGTGKEMVARTIHQFSKRPEGPFIIINCAAIPEEHLESELFGHEKGAFEGAAAKNRGKFELAAGGTLFLDEIGDMDISTQAKMLRALESKTFQRIGSSRTLHMDVRVITSSNKDLDVEIKEGRFREDLFFRLNVIPIHVPALRERIEDLPLLVDCFLGHLAEKLSAPKKTLSKEAIDILKQWHWKGNVRELKNLMERLSIMVEGDVIGKNEIPAPYNPDIRAVPETGEAPARIFSLEKLDRAKEVFETEFVRFRVDQMNGDLEAAAKLMGKSLDFVKKRMSEN